A segment of the Desulfobacteraceae bacterium genome:
TTACTACTCTCGGAGGTGTATTCTCTAACTATTTCAATATATAACGCCCTTCATTTTTTCACTTTTATGATCGCTTAGAACTTTTGCTTCTAACGTTCCGCGAACTCTGCACCTCCTTAGATCCCACCGCTGGCGGTCGGCAAGTCAAAATTCCCTGCCGGGCAGTTTGCTCAGCGCCAATGCTGGAACTTTTAAGCCTGGTCATAATATCCAAATTGATCCCGTCTCAAAATGTGTAAATCCGAAGGGTGTCCCCCTCTTTCGACGGCTTTCTTGACAACGGCGCTCAAAGCCCTGTAACCTGTCGTCACACCAACCGGGCCGTTGCCAGCCAGGAGTATGCGATGGACAGCCATTACCCGGGGTCTCTCAAGGGGCAGTTTCTGATCGCCATGCCGACCCTGATGGACCCGAACTTTTCGATGACGATCACCTACATCTGCGAGCACACCGCCGGCGGGGCGCTGGGGCTGGTGATCAACCGCGTGCACCCCAGCCTGTGCGGCAAGGACCTCTTCGAAGAGCTCAAAATCGAGTACGTACCCGAATTCCAGTCCATTCCGATCCACATCGGCGGCCCGGTGCACATGGGCGAGGTCTTCATTCTCCACGGCCAGCCCCTGGAGTGGGAGGGCAGCCTGGGGGTCTCCGCGGGGCTTGCCCTCAGCAACACCCGCGATATCCTCGAGGCCATCGCCGTGGGGCGCGGGCCGCGGTCGTTCATCATCGCCCTGGGGTGCGCGGGCTGGGGGGCCGATCAGCTGGAGGGCGAGATCAAGGCCAACACCTGGCTGACCAGCCCGGCGCTGGAAGACATCATCTTCGATCTGCCCGTCGAGGAGCGCTGGGCCAAGGCACTAGAGCATCTGGGGATCGACCCGGCCTGGCTGTCGGGGACGGCAGGGCATGCCTAGCCCGGTCGGGCTTGGAAGCGGTTTGGCAGACGGGCGGTTTTTGGCGGCCGTGGACTGAAACCGGGCTGCAGGCACGTTATACGGGAGGCGATCAGGATACCGAACGGCGTTGTACCCTGGGGTGGGAACCTGCCCCGGGGTTTTCTTTTTTTAGTGGGGCAGATGGCGTTCCGGCGCCGGCGATTGGTTTTGACACCCGTCTGAATCCATTGTAAGAATCAGCGCCCGTGGGTCTTGGACCCGGACCCGGCGGCGGCCGTTTTTTCCGGGGGCCGCCCTAAAAATTGCTGAAGCGGTAAAAAGAAAAAAATCAGTGGGGCACCATGGAGACCCATCAGGCATTCAAGGAAGAGCTGATAGAGATCACCCGGGCCGCCCGGGACCTCTTGGAAACCGGCGCCCGG
Coding sequences within it:
- a CDS encoding YqgE/AlgH family protein, which gives rise to MDSHYPGSLKGQFLIAMPTLMDPNFSMTITYICEHTAGGALGLVINRVHPSLCGKDLFEELKIEYVPEFQSIPIHIGGPVHMGEVFILHGQPLEWEGSLGVSAGLALSNTRDILEAIAVGRGPRSFIIALGCAGWGADQLEGEIKANTWLTSPALEDIIFDLPVEERWAKALEHLGIDPAWLSGTAGHA